From the Leishmania mexicana MHOM/GT/2001/U1103 complete genome, chromosome 14 genome, the window GCGGATGATAATAGAAGCAACACAACAGAAAACAAACGAATACACATagagggagagcgcgcgAGCGAGTTGGCACAAGACGGCAACACGTGCATGTGGCATCCACTCATCCAGCAGGGCGGCTAGGATACACGGAGGACAACACAGAGAGCTGTGCAGGATCCAGCTTCACCAAACCTAGCCAGCCCCCAAGATCAAcacctctctcctttttttccgttcGTCGTTGCACCTGTTGCTATGCGTGCCGTGTACACCGCAAGAGGACCCCTGCGGCTGATGACGCGCCGCGAACGTACCTCCGGTAGTGATGAACTCTCCAGGGACAGCCACCCTCAGCGGCCCCGCTGACACCAGACAACAGATTGCAGCACCTAGCTGACTATCTGCACACTGTCCAAGGCCGCTACGCCTGCTACCACGCCGCCGTCCGTGACATCCGCCGGCTTAGTCCGCACCAAGCTGCCGGCAGCTTGGTTCATCATGCACCCGTTTGCGTCGGATGACAAGATGACGCCGAAGATGCCGACCTCCGAGCACGCATTGTTCTCCAGGACGTGAATTCTGCTTGCCTGGAACAAGACACCAGTCGTAACAAGGTGGTCAATTCTCCGCATCAGGATGTACTCACGCCGGATCTTTTGGTAGAGCGGGTCGTCGCTATTCACATcacgcagcaggcgctgcatgGGCTCTCCGGCGATGAGGTTGCCGCCTCCCTCAAGCTGCGGCTTCAGCACATACTGCTCCgggtgcagcaccgcgtcgGCGATCCAATACTCCGGGTCGTGGATCCCCTTACCCTCGCCGATGCGCTGCCGGTTCTCTGCAAGCCGCGCGTACTCATCTTTATTCAGCGAGTACTGCGGAACAAAGTGCTCCGCCAGGGCGGCTGCCTTCTGCTGGTCGCCAGCGAAGCTCACGGGCGCCAGCACCTCCGACACGTTCGACATGACCTGCTGCATCTTTTTAAAGGTCATCAGGTGGTACGGAACGCTCGGGCACTTCACCGCGTTGGACTCCTCGATCCGCTCCCGCGTCTGCCACGCCGTCTCCGTCGGCAGGTCCTTCGGCACATAGGTGCTGCGGAAGTAAGCCACCGCTACGACGTACTTCTCGTCCACCACGGCGAagggcggctgcagctgctcgctcAACACCTCCCTCGTCTCCGTGCTGCGATCTTGCTCGCTTTTACAAAGGGTGGCGTGCTCCAGCCGCATCGTCGCATGCAACTGATCCAGCGTGCGCCGCAGACTGAGCACGCCATGCGTCTcaagcagctccagcagcagcttgtACTGATCAGCCGTATTGACCTCGTTTTCCTGCACGACGGCGAGCACAATCGGCTTTAGGACGACACCCGTGCGCTGCTGATACTGACGAAGGAAGCTTGAATAGGGCACGGCGTTGCGCCAAGCAGCAACGGACTCGGCAAGAGCCGCCGACACCTGCACCGCCGAGTTGTGCGTTTCGTCTATCATATACGCAGTCTCGTGTtgccgcggcgatgcggccACGACCGGCGGCGTGGAGAACGAAGCCGGTTTGGTGTTCTCgacggccgcagcagcgccaacgtTCATGAAGGCCTCTCGGAACTTGTGAAGGTACGCGTGAAATTTCTGCACAAGCGGGGAGATGCCGGCGAATGAGCAGCTGATGGTGTTGATCTCGATGTTCTTCCACTGTCGTGCCGTCTCTGCTGCAACCGAGACCGCGACTTCAGCGGAGGaaaggcggctgccgctctcgGGGTCGACAGAGCGCATGTAGTCGGTGCGAAGGATGCCCAGCATAAGCGGCTGGTACACCGGGGCCTTCGCCCCGATGGGGGTGGTCATGTACACCTTCTCCAGTATGGCGAGCAGCCGGCCGGTGAAGCCGCGATCACTTTCTGCCGTCGACTTCATCGAGTCACGCAAAAACTCAAAGTTACGCGACGTGCGGTTAATCGCCTCATTCCACAGGAGCTGGCGGTCGTACAActggcgcagcacatccgCCTTCATGGGGAAGGGGCGCAGGGACACGGCAGGATGGGTGATTTGGTAAGTGTGGGGCTGATGAATGACAAGTCCCAGCTCAAGGCACTTAGCCacgagctcctcctcgctcggAAGACCCTCAAGTACATACTTGGAAAGTGCCGCACCGGTGATGGTtgtggttgtggtggtggtggtcgcggcGGGCATGCCTTCCGCGTTTTCTTCGTGTGCTCTGAAGATGGTACGGTGCGTGGAGGAGTAGTAGTAGAGGGGGGTTGGGAGCAGGGGACATGTTGGCGCTCGAGTGGCCCTAAAAGTGAACCGCACAAGGAAAACCCGCGGCGCAGACCGAATAGAGGGGACAAGGTTGTAGAAGAGAgaccgagggagggagagtggtGAGCACATGAGCACCGTACGCAGCCGAGGGGCGACGTTGAGCTCCGGTTTTGTTCTGTTttgtgcgccaccgccaccgccgccgcctcgcgtcTTCAACATGTCCAAGACCCCCGCAAAAAAGGGGGGCACGCGCGAGGCGAcatccccaccccccgaCCCCACCCCCAGCCCGTCACAGGCTCACATGGCCTGGTGGGGAGCGGCACAGCAAGTCAGGCGAGCAAGACGAAAGGTGAAACGAAAGCGAAAAACAGCGATCTGCGCCAACCAGGCAGAAcaccgccctctccctccccctcccccatcccgaAGATGACAGCAAAGATGGCCGGGGTCGCCGTGTtgctgcaacagcagcgacgcctctCCACCGACAGAGAGACtcaagagagggagacacacgcacacacacacacacacatgcgccgtCACACGTACTTGCTGGGCGACCACCCTACTCAGGTGGCGGTATCTATGATACGCTCTCTATGATGCGTCATCGCTGTGGGTCTGCTCTGCCCGTTCCACACAACATGAAAATAGAAAAAGAGGCTCAGGTtggacgagggggaggggaagagggtcgcacacgcacgcacacacagcctcGCTCCTTCACCTGCGAGCCGGCCGCTACACCGACAACTCCCCCAGCGACGGACCCGAGTGAATCTCCGCCTTGAAGGGCACATCCAGCTTCATGTCCGGCCAGAGGGCGGCAATAGCTTCCTGCGTGTGCCCCATGATGCGGGCGAGATCAGCGCGAACCTCGTCGGCGACACACTTGTGCGCGTCCACCCAAACACAGTCGTGCACGGTGTTCACCAAAAACGCCTTCTCGCCGTAGTTGCGCTTGCGGTAGAACTCGCGCACGATGGCGCCGCACATGATCTGCACGATTTCGCCAGCGAGTCCCTGCACTGGGTAGTTCTTCAGACGCGGCACACTCTTGCGGTCCCTCGTAAAGTCGAACTTGCTGCCGGTGGGCACAACGAAGTAGTACATCGGCTCCGTCAGCATCACGACGCGGCGGATGTTGGCGTTCCAGAGAGACGTGTCTAgtgtgcgcagccgcagcagccgatcCGCACCCGCCTCGACGCACCTCGTAACGAGGCTATAATATTTGCTCAGCTCCTTGTAGTGGTGCTCCTCGGCCACGATGAGGCGATCCACCTCCTGCTCCGTGAGCcccgtggtggtggagatGGTCgagacgccagcgccgtACTGGCGCTGGAAGGAGAACACcttcgcctgctgccgcagctggaTGTATTGCGGGTCCTTCTCCACCTTCGCCTTGCGCATCACATCCTCGTAGGGCTCCTTTGTCATGAGAGAGACGCGGAGACAGTGGAAGTCGACAttgtcgcgcagctcctgcatCATGCGCGGGTCTCGGCACAGTGCGGCCAGGACGACGACCTCGAGCTGGCTGTAGTCTGCCTCGATCATCATACCCTGTGCACCGAATCGTGACACAATCAGGCGGCGCaggtcctcctccttcggAATGTTCTGCAGATTCGGCGACTGGGAGGAAAGGCGGCCCGTGGCCGTCACGCAGTGGCATAGCTCGCCGTGAACCCGGTCGTGGCACTccggcagcacggcgcggAAAAGGCAGCCCTCCTCGAAGAGCTGCAGTTTCTTCTCGGTaaagcgcagctgctgcagcgcggagaagaaggagaggTCGATCGTCTTGTACGGCGACAACAACATCGTCACCCGCTCCATCGCGTCGGCGCCGGATGACGCAGACTTGCCGCGCAagaagcgccgcagcagggggTGCAGCTTCTCCGGTGTCACCATCCACAGCATGCCCGCCGTCGAGGCCCGCTCCTGCCCGTGCAGGCCCTGCGGCGCGCTCGACGGAGTTGGCTGAGAGCTGCGGAATGCGTCACGGGGCGTGCCCACGACGGAGGCACACTGTGACACAATACTCTTCACGGCTCCCTCGACGCCACCGAGCGACACGAGCTCCTTCGCATGCGCCTCCCATGTGGACCGGGCCGAGAAGGCCGTGGCGTTGGACGAGCTGAGCTCCGAGAAGTCGGACTCGAAAGAGTCGGCaccctgcggcggcggcgggaaGGCTTTGTTGACGTCCGCGAAGCACACCCGCTCCAGCGATGCCGGCTCTCCGtccgcgccgacgccgtccgCTTGCCCGTCAAACACGGCCTTCTTGATGGCCTCGAGTACGCCGGTGTCCACAAGCGCCTCCAGCTTGTCGTGCGCACAGTTTGTTAGAACGAGAATGTTGCGCAGGTCTGCCGCggtgtcgccgtcaccggcCGCCCCGCCTCCTTGTCGCGTCCTCTTGCCACCCGACTTGCGTGCTGTGGGTGCCTTCGCCTCCCCTGTCGATGCCGCGGACGATGCTGCGAGGAGCTGCTTGAGTGGCTCGTaggcggcgatgcgctccttcagctgTGTCACCGTCACTACATCCGACCTCTCCGCAACGGGAATAATGTCGTCCACGGCCACGCGCAGGTTGATCTCGCGCGCCTCGGGGCCCGTGACGGCGGGGCAGTAGAGCGATATCTGCTCCATCCAGCCACCGATTTTCACCTTgcacagcaccaccacgacggcggTCTGACGAATCAGCGCATCCATCGTGCAGCGCTTGCAGAGCTGCTGAATCATCTGCAGGCTGCGCCGCACATCACTCAGAgtgatggcgccgccgctgtttgggccaccgctgcctgcgccgccgttgccgccgagTAAGGCGTCCGCCTGCATGTACGCCTCTGGCGCCTTGGTGCCAGTGACATGGCACACGGCATGCGGGAAGAGGCTCGTTAGCGGGTACCGGGTCGGCTTTACAGGAACAAAACGTGACCCGAGGTGGCGACACAGACCACCGCCGTAGATGATGGTGCTGATATCCTGCGGAGAACGGAAGTTGATCCTCTGCCGCACATCGCCGTCCATGGACTGTGTGAAGTCCATGATCTTGTGATGCAGCACCTTCTCTAGTCGCTCGTGCTCGAGGCGCAGCGTATTGGCAAAGTACGTCACCTGCGACTGCGGCACCAGCTGCAACCCCTGCAGCTCCATCTCCATCGACGCCAACAGGCCGTCCATGCGGTGCTGCACTGAGGACATCTGCCGCGTGCTCACAGCGAGCTCGAGCTGCGTCTCGTAGATCAGCTTCAGCTTTGCCAAGGGCTGCATCGAGCCCTTCAGCGGCCCATCGTGGTACTGCAGCAACGTTCGCTCCATCGTGGCCAGGTGTAGGTTGTTGAAGCCCTTCAGCAGGTACTGGGCATACTGAGCGCACCATATCTTGCCACCGTTGTACAGGAACGTGCGCAACCgcacgctgcgccgcaggaACAGCAAGATGCGCTTGATGTCCCACCCGATCAGGATGGCGTTCTCGGCCCTATCCTTCGGATCCGCCGCGTCAGGTGGGCCGATCGGCAATGTGTCtggcagcaccacctcggGGTCAACAAACTCCTTCATCTCGCCCGTCTTGTCTTCGATCTTGGCCCTCCAGTgacgcaccgccggcgggtTCATCAAGCTGAGCGACGTCCACAGTTGCCCAGAGACATCAACCATGCCGTTGCGCGCTGAGAACGGATTATCCGCGCGGCGGGCGGCCGTGACGCTTGCGCTCGTGACGTGCATAAAGTATGCGACGCGGCTccgcatcgcctcctgcagcgccttctctCGGTTGAGCCGCTCCTGGTCGTTGTAGATAACTTGAATGTGCTCCTCCAGGAGTCGGCTGGCCTGTGCGGTAGCGCGCACATCACGCGCgggggcgccgccgcggatgGGGTGGCCCGTGGTATCGACGGCCctgccaccggcgccgcttCCCATCAAGCGCGGCCCGGGCGCGAAGACGGGCTCAAGGAAGCTTGGCATGATCTCCCGCTGCACGCTGCGACGCTGCAGTCGGTAGAAGGCGGTGCTCGGGTGCAGCATGTGCGGCTCGCCGTTCTCCTCCTTCATTAGCCCCATCCAAGTAATGCGCGAAAAGCTATCCAGCGCCTGGGCCAGCATGGAGGTCAGGTTCAGTCGGTGCGGCCGCTCCAGCCCCAGCTGAGACTCCACATCCT encodes:
- a CDS encoding putative glutathione synthetase; this translates as MPAATTTTTTTTITGAALSKYVLEGLPSEEELVAKCLELGLVIHQPHTYQITHPAVSLRPFPMKADVLRQLYDRQLLWNEAINRTSRNFEFLRDSMKSTAESDRGFTGRLLAILEKVYMTTPIGAKAPVYQPLMLGILRTDYMRSVDPESGSRLSSAEVAVSVAAETARQWKNIEINTISCSFAGISPLVQKFHAYLHKFREAFMNVGAAAAVENTKPASFSTPPVVAASPRQHETAYMIDETHNSAVQVSAALAESVAAWRNAVPYSSFLRQYQQRTGVVLKPIVLAVVQENEVNTADQYKLLLELLETHGVLSLRRTLDQLHATMRLEHATLCKSEQDRSTETREVLSEQLQPPFAVVDEKYVVAVAYFRSTYVPKDLPTETAWQTRERIEESNAVKCPSVPYHLMTFKKMQQVMSNVSEVLAPVSFAGDQQKAAALAEHFVPQYSLNKDEYARLAENRQRIGEGKGIHDPEYWIADAVLHPEQYVLKPQLEGGGNLIAGEPMQRLLRDVNSDDPLYQKIRREYILMRRIDHLVTTGVLFQASRIHVLENNACSEVGIFGVILSSDANGCMMNQAAGSLVRTKPADVTDGGVVAGVAALDSVQIVS
- a CDS encoding mitochondrial DNA polymerase I protein C,putative, with product MDDGDIEDDAAAGANLGEAEQVGRAAEVREETDYRAVDGEGVPPPADTAAASSAPAHTSALPCIGNLLDFESPLNLRLATLTRQHGKAFRAIAVYLPDTRGTVNFDITFEDIASGARLVCKLNEIKSRYVEWISLFRASFVAIFVPTLQSPSAALLQNAIGSSRPARPPPPAGSYHPRLNEDPDHLFFSYAKLREVISHKKKDKTLNPQLLTVAVLNAYAEEWKNFIAAPLSCAPQSFLLAAFNFQSHSGDISAGAMLNKELLQAQLAAAADAIVLYSSTSSNQAARRRTGAVAASLAATSTGLLRSDKDRWGLIFVSAPARTAAGPAAVPPMQDLLTGQFVQPLSLSERHLIYIIGTGSAAESFARFPLARKGKCAFSILLQDVESQLGLERPHRLNLTSMLAQALDSFSRITWMGLMKEENGEPHMLHPSTAFYRLQRRSVQREIMPSFLEPVFAPGPRLMGSGAGGRAVDTTGHPIRGGAPARDVRATAQASRLLEEHIQVIYNDQERLNREKALQEAMRSRVAYFMHVTSASVTAARRADNPFSARNGMVDVSGQLWTSLSLMNPPAVRHWRAKIEDKTGEMKEFVDPEVVLPDTLPIGPPDAADPKDRAENAILIGWDIKRILLFLRRSVRLRTFLYNGGKIWCAQYAQYLLKGFNNLHLATMERTLLQYHDGPLKGSMQPLAKLKLIYETQLELAVSTRQMSSVQHRMDGLLASMEMELQGLQLVPQSQVTYFANTLRLEHERLEKVLHHKIMDFTQSMDGDVRQRINFRSPQDISTIIYGGGLCRHLGSRFVPVKPTRYPLTSLFPHAVCHVTGTKAPEAYMQADALLGGNGGAGSGGPNSGGAITLSDVRRSLQMIQQLCKRCTMDALIRQTAVVVVLCKVKIGGWMEQISLYCPAVTGPEAREINLRVAVDDIIPVAERSDVVTVTQLKERIAAYEPLKQLLAASSAASTGEAKAPTARKSGGKRTRQGGGAAGDGDTAADLRNILVLTNCAHDKLEALVDTGVLEAIKKAVFDGQADGVGADGEPASLERVCFADVNKAFPPPPQGADSFESDFSELSSSNATAFSARSTWEAHAKELVSLGGVEGAVKSIVSQCASVVGTPRDAFRSSQPTPSSAPQGLHGQERASTAGMLWMVTPEKLHPLLRRFLRGKSASSGADAMERVTMLLSPYKTIDLSFFSALQQLRFTEKKLQLFEEGCLFRAVLPECHDRVHGELCHCVTATGRLSSQSPNLQNIPKEEDLRRLIVSRFGAQGMMIEADYSQLEVVVLAALCRDPRMMQELRDNVDFHCLRVSLMTKEPYEDVMRKAKVEKDPQYIQLRQQAKVFSFQRQYGAGVSTISTTTGLTEQEVDRLIVAEEHHYKELSKYYSLVTRCVEAGADRLLRLRTLDTSLWNANIRRVVMLTEPMYYFVVPTGSKFDFTRDRKSVPRLKNYPVQGLAGEIVQIMCGAIVREFYRKRNYGEKAFLVNTVHDCVWVDAHKCVADEVRADLARIMGHTQEAIAALWPDMKLDVPFKAEIHSGPSLGELSV